Genomic DNA from Gemmatimonadaceae bacterium:
CGCGACCGACTCCAGGAGAAGTAGAGCAGGTTCAGCCGCGAGGAGGCGAGCGCGAGTCCCTGTTCGGCACGCTCAACTTCCACCGTATCCAGGACGATCAGGGCGTACTTGGCCCGGATGAGGAGTTCGAGTTCGTCGAAATTGGAGTCAGAGGGCATACGGAACGGGGAGGAGACCGGAGGCGAAGCGAGGGGGATTGGGAGTCGGAACGGGGGGCGAGGGAGAATGTAGGTGCCCATGGTCGCGCCCGCCTCCTCCCCGTTCCTGCACTCGTCCCTCGTCGCCACGCCTCCATCCCCTCCCCGTTCCGCTGCCGTGTATCTTCCTCCCCGTGCCGAGTTTCCTTTCCGCCTACCGTGCCCTCGACGACGGCCGCCACCGCGAGGAGTTCTATCGCATGTGGCGCGCGGCCGTGCACGCGGGACTCACCAACGAGCACGCGCTGCGTACCATAGGACCGCGCGGCGCACCGCACGTGGAGGAGATGCGCGACTGGCTGCTCGACGGGGCGCGGCGCGGCCAGCGCGTGACCTATCTCGTGCGCACGGGCGGCAAGCGCTTCGAGCCGATGGAGCGGGCCATCCTCGTGCTTGGCGAGGAGACCGGCACGTTCGAGGAGGCACTGCAGCTCCTCGCGCAGTTCTACCAGTCGAAGCACCGCCTCATCCTGTGGATCAAGAAGCAGATGGCGTACCCGATGTTCACGGCCATCTGCATGGTCTTCATTGCCCCGTTTCCACTGCTCTACTTCGGGCAGACCGGCGCCTACATCGCGTTCGTCGCCACGGGGTGCGTGGCGTGGGTCACCTCGGGCGGATCGTTCCTGGTCATGATGGCCGAGCGGTTCGGCAAGCGACCGCCGCTCGTGCGTGCCCGCTTCGCGCGCGCGCTGGCCACCGGCGTCGAAGCCGGGCTCCCGCTGCCGCGCGCCATTCGCCTGGCGGCCGAAGCGGCGGCCGATCCGCAGCTCTCGGCGTTCGTGAATGCCATGGATGAGCACCAGCTCGCCGCCGGCGGCCTGCAGGAGACGTTCTCGAAGGCTCCCCACATGACGGCGGACCTGATCGGCGCGCTCGCCGTCGCCGACCGCACGGGGGATTTCTCCACGACGCTCCGCAAGCTGGCGGACCTTTACGAGGATGGCTTCCGCTGATGACGTCCGCGTACACCCCCGAAGCGCGCGCGGCCCGCCGAGCCATTGCCTTCGCCACGTTCCTGACGCTCGTCCCACTCACGCTCGTGGTCGCGGGCCTGCACGAACTCGTCATCGTGCACCTCGGTGGCACGCGCGCCGACGCGCACGCCTTCACCGCCACCAACATGGCGACGGGCATCGTGGGCGTCCCCATTGCGATGGTCCTCTTCCGCCGTCGTCCCAACCTCCGCGCCTGGCTGGTGGGATCGCTGCTCCTCGACGCGGTGGCCTTCCTCGGGATGAATGCGGCGGCGTCGGTGCCGGTGCTGCTCGCCTGGCGCGCCGTCGACGGCGTGGCGCACCTGCCGGCCGTGACGCTGCTGATGGTCGCCGCCAACCGGCTCGCCGGCGAGAAACGCGGCGCGACCCTGGGCCTCGTCGCCACCTCGCTGATGACGGGCGTGGCCGTCGGGTCGCCACTCGGCGGATGGCTCGTCGAGCGCGGCACATCGGCCGTGTACCTCACCGGGGCCGCGCTGCTGGTGCTCGCGGCGCTGGCCTCGCTTGCGATCCCGCGCCTGCCGGCCGACCA
This window encodes:
- a CDS encoding type II secretion system F family protein translates to MPSFLSAYRALDDGRHREEFYRMWRAAVHAGLTNEHALRTIGPRGAPHVEEMRDWLLDGARRGQRVTYLVRTGGKRFEPMERAILVLGEETGTFEEALQLLAQFYQSKHRLILWIKKQMAYPMFTAICMVFIAPFPLLYFGQTGAYIAFVATGCVAWVTSGGSFLVMMAERFGKRPPLVRARFARALATGVEAGLPLPRAIRLAAEAAADPQLSAFVNAMDEHQLAAGGLQETFSKAPHMTADLIGALAVADRTGDFSTTLRKLADLYEDGFR